In Stanieria sp. NIES-3757, the DNA window TAACAATTCTTAAACACAATTTTGATTTAACATGGCTAGGGACTTACGGGGATTTATCAAACTGCTAGAAGAAAGAGGACAATTACGACGAATTAAAGCTTTAGTCGATCCAGATTTAGAAATAGCAGAAATTTCCAATCGGATGTTACAAGCAGGGGGTCCCGGATTACTGTTTGAAAATGTCAAAGGTTCGCCTTTCCCCGTAGCGGTGAACTTGATGGGAACAGTGGAAAGAATTTGTTGGGCGATGAATATGCAGCAACCCGAAGAGTTGGAAGACTTGGGGCGCAAATTAGCCATGTTACAACAACCCAAACCACCAAAGAAAATTGCCCAAGCAGTCGATTTTGGCAAAGTTCTATTTGATGTAGTTAAAGCCAAACCTGGAAGAGATTGGTTTCCCCCTTGTCAGCAGGTAGTCATAGAAGAATCAAATTTAGATTTAAATACTATCCCCATGATTCGTCCTTATGCTGGGGATGCAGGAAAAATTATTACTTTGGGATTAGTAATTACTAAAGATTGTGAAACAGGTACGCCCAACGTGGGGGTTTATCGTCTTCAGTTACAGTCTAAAAATACCATGACTGTCCATTGGTTATCGGTTAGAGGTGGCGCGAGACATCTCAGGAAAGCTGCTGAAGCAGGCAAAAAATTATCAATTGCGATCGCTCTTGGGGTCGATCCTCTGATTATTATGGCAGCAGCTACACCCATCCCCGTTGATTTATCAGAGTGGTTATTTGCAGGTTTGTATGGAGGAAGTGGCGTAAAACTGGCTAAATGCAAAACAGTTGATTTGGAAGTTCCTGCCGATTCAGAATTTGTTTTAGAAGGAACAATTACCCCTGGAGAAGTTTTACCTGATGGCCCTTTTGGCGATCACATGGGATACTACGGTGGTGTTGAAGATTCACCTTTGATCCGTTTCCACTGCTTAACCCATCGTCAAAATCCTGTTTATCTAACTACTTTCAGTGGTCGTCCTCCCAAAGAAGAAGCCATGATGGCGATCGCACTAAATCGGATTTATACCCCAATTCTACGTCAGCAAGTTTCCGAAATTACTGATTTCTTTTTACCAATGGAGGCTTTAAGTTATAAAGCAGCCATTATTTCAATTGATAAAGCCTATCCAGGTCAAGCCAGAAGGGCAGCTTTAGCCTTTTGGAGTGCTTTACCTCAGTTTACTTATACCAAATTTGTGATTGTAGTTGATAAAGATATTAATATCCGCGATCCTCGTCAGGTAGTTTGGGCAATTAGTTCCAAAGTCGATCCTGTCCGTGATGTTTTTATTCTTCCTGAAACTCCATTTGATACGTTAGATTTTGCCAGTGAAAAAATTGGTTTAGGGGGCAGAATGGGCATCGATGCAACCACTAAAATTCCACCTGAAACTAACCACGAATGGGGTGAACCTTTAGAATCAGATCCCGATGTTGCTGCAATGGTAGAAAGACGTTGGGTTGAATATGGTTTAGGAGATATTTGTTTAACGGAAGTAGATGCAAATTTATTTGGTTATGACATGAAATAAAAAAACGAAATAACTAAGCTCGTAGGTATTGAATATAAGTACTCAAAAGTGACTGAAAACCATGATTTCAGTTGACTTTTAGTTGGCTAGACCAGCTTAATGTTTAGTTAAAAAATATATCGATTATTTAAACATACTGGAGATAGTTTATAAGTTTTTTATATTGTCATGGTTAACATAAGCTTAATATCAGGTTAAATAAAAGGAGGCAAACTTTTATTGAATTTCACGATGTTCAAAATTTTCTTTGTACAATTAAAAACTCTTTTGCCAACTATTATTAAACTATACCTATTAATAATTATTCTTTTTTTGATTTCTCTATTAATTATCTCTCAAAGCCATTTGGATATGGAGATCCTGACAAGAGATCCAGCAGCAGTTGCTGCAACTCATCCCTTAACAGGAATGATTTCTAATATAGGAATTTTATTATGGTGTAGTTGCGCTGCTATTTGCTTGTTTTGTTTTAAATTATTAAAAAATAAGCCATTGAATAGAGAGTTTTCCTCTTTCTTTTTACTAAGCGGTTATCTGACAGCAATTTTGGTGCTAGATGATTTGTTTTTATTGCATGAAGATATTTTTCCGAAGTATTTAAATATTTCGGAAAAAGTAGTTTTATGTACTTACGCAATAGTAATTTTATTGTATCTTGCTAAATTTAAAAAATTAATTTTAAAAACTGATTTTTTCTTCTTATTCTTATCCTTTATATTTTTTAGTCTGTCAATACTGAGTGAGATCATGATTAAAAAGGATCTAATAATGTTAGAAGATTGGCTTAAATTGTTTGGTATTGTCAACTGGCTTGCTTATTTTACTAGAGTTTGTTTCCAGCAAATAGAAAAAACTTTTCAAAGTCAACAAATAGAAAGAGAACGAATTCGTACTTCAATCTAATTATTGTTATTTATTTTAATTAACAAATCTATCTACTTAATCGAATTTGATATTAAGTTGGGTTTTATTGGTATTCAACCCCACCTAAAAATTTTTGTCAGCACGGATGCGCCGAGATCGTTCTTGGCGAAACTGCAACGGAAAGAAGCGAGCCCTGGTTTTGTGTCTAAGCTGCAACTAGACTAAAATTTTTTAAAAAATAAAAAATTTTGATTAATGTTCATTGAGATAGTTAAATGAATCTTGCTAAATTGCAATTGATTTTTTTTATTCATTATAACTAGATAATTCAGTTAATTTTAATTAGACCTTGGTAATTTGCTAATTATTTTTTTTTCTTTTTGTTTATCTTGGATAAAGTATAAACTTTTGCTTTAAATAAAACTAATTTTCCATCTATCTATAGTTATATCTTTAACTATATTCCAGTAATTTACACAGATAAATTAAAAAAATCTTAATTTTAAAAAGTAATATATTTTAACTAATAAAATCACAACAGTAAGTTTCATTACTGAAATTATGAGTATTGATTTTTTTTATTTTAAGATTACATGATTAAGTTTAAAATCTGGTTAAGTTGGGATTTTAATTAAGTAATAAAAAACAATTGATTATTATAAATATTTTGAAGTTAACGAAGTATATCTTAACTAACTTAAGAATGTTTAATTTCATTAGGACAAGATTTACCCTGCTCAAAATCAGTAATATTGGCTAGAGTAGTATCAGCAATATTTTTGAGCGCATTCTTAGTAAAAAAAGCTTGATGCCCAGTAATAATTACATTAGGGAAAGTAAGTAATCTCTGAAAAGTATCATCTTGAATAACTTCATTAGATAGATCTTCAAAAAAAAGATTTTCTTCTTGTTCGTAAACATCCAAAGCTAAGTAAGCAATTTTTTTAGATTTTAAACCATCAATAATTGCTTCAGTATCAATCAATCCTCCACGACTAGTATTAATTAACATTACCCCTGATTTCATTTTGGCAATTGCTTCTTGATTAATGAGATGATAAGTCTCAGGAGTCAGAGGACAGTGCAAAGAAATAATATCAGCTTGAGTAAATAATTTGTCTAAAGATACATATTGAGCATATTTTTGAGCAAATTCTTCATCTTGATATAGATCGTAAGCCAAAATTTTACAACCGAATCCTGTTAAAATTTGACCGACAATTCTACCAATTTTTCCTGTTCCTATAATTCCTACAGTACAACCATGAATATTAAATCCCAACAATCCATTTAAAGAAAAATTACCTTCTCTAACTCGATTGTAAGCTCGATGAATCTGACGATTAAGTGTTAAAATTAGTGCAATAGTATGTTCGGCAACTGCATCAGGAGAATAGGCAGGAACTCTTACTACACTAATTCCAAACTCTTTTGCTGCCTTAAGATTAACATTATTAAAACCAGCACAGCGTAAAGCAATTAAACGAGTTTTGCCTTGGGCTAAAATTTCTATAGTTTCATGATTAATTAAATCGTTGACAAAGACACAAACCACAGGAAAATCTGAAGCTAGAGCAGCAGATTGAGGACTCAAAGGAAATTCAAAAAATTGAAAATCATGTCCATATTTTTCATTACTATAATTTAAAAAAATTTCATCGTAAGGTTTAGTACTAAAAACTGCTACTTGCATAATAATTTATTAAATAATTAGCTTTTTGAATATAATTTTATTTTTTTAAAAAGAACCTGATATTAATAAAGTTGCTCCTATAATTAAGCCACTGAATAAAAACATTTTATATAAATTTTTTAATTTTTTTTCAAATTTATGATGAGATTCTCTTAATTGGATCAACTGCATTCTCATCATTTTTTGCTCTTGAAAGTTATTATTATCTAACCCTTGATTTTCAAGATATTTTTTAAGATTAGACCATTCATTGTCCATCTGCTTAATAACTTTCTGTTGAAATATTTTTAAACCTTGTTCTACTTCTTGCTTAATTCCATTTAAACTTACTTTTGTTTCTAACTGTAAATCAGTTCTTAGCTTTTTGGCTTCTTGATCTATATAATAAGTAAGCTTTTCCCAAATATCGTCGTACTCTACATCTAAAGCTTGTTTAAATTCTTGTTTGATTTGCTCAAAATGATGAATTAAATTTTGTTCTAAACTTTGAATACTTTTCTCTGGAGTATTAGTTCGGTTTAAAATAGGCAAAATCTTTTCATGTAAGCCCGGCCCTAGTTGCAAATAACCTTGATAAATTGAACGAATAACATTAGCTAATTCTTGAGCGGGAGTAGTTTTAAGAACATATCCTTTAGCACCTACTTGTAAAGCTTTATAGATATATTCTTGATTACCGTGACTACTTAAAACTATAACTTTAGTATTAGGAAAACGTTGAGTAATAATTTCGGTAGTTGTTAGTCCATCTATTCCTGGCATTTCTAAATCGATCAGTGCAACATCGGGACGCAATTTTTCTATTGCTGCGATCGCTTTCATCCCATCATCAACACTAACAATAATTTGAAGATCTTTTTCCTCTCTCAGATATACGTCAAGAGCTTGTCTAATTAAATTCTGGTCATCTGCCACCAGTAATCGAATCATGAGAATATCCTAATCCGTTTTAAATCGATTTTTCGGTTAGTTTAGTAGGATTGAACTAAAAATTACCTATCTATAAAAGAATATCAGCAATACCAATTATCTTATCGACAATTTTGAAATATTTTATCTAAATGCTAGTAGTTAAACCTATTTTTATTCTTAAATATTTAAGGCTATGTGCTAATTTTTAATGGTTGTTTTAGCTTGACTAGTTATCTCTTCTGTCTTGTAGTCCAAGCGATCGCTTTATTTCAATTATAGTTGTTTAGAGTGAGAGAGGATGAGATTTTGCTCATTATAGATTGTCCGCTCGATTTTTTCCCGCTTATTATTTATTTTACCTTTAAACCATAACCAGCATAGCTGACTGCCTGAAACATTTAAGTACTTAGGCAAAAATACTTGTATATTTTCTGAGCAAGTTTTAAATGATTAATCCAAGAGCGATCACCATTGGTTACGCGCTTGCTATAAATGCAGAAAAAATAAATTTTTTAATGAGATATATCAAAGGCTTAACAAAAGATACATCAAAACTAAATTAATTATATTCTTATGTTTTTGAAACTAGAATTAACAGTGAAATTGTTATAAAATTCCTGGATGATTATGCTCAAAAGATAGACAAAATGACGGTAGTAGTATTAGACAATGCTCCGATTCACAGAAGTAAAGCTTTTCAGAAAAAAATAGTGGAATGGTCACAAAAAAAAATTAAAGATATTCTGGTTACCCACTTATTCTCCACAGCTAAATTTAGTTGAAACTCTTTGGCGGTTTATGAAATAAGAGTGGATAGAATCTCAAGCTTACAACAGCTGGAACAATCTAGTTGAGTATGTAGAAAATATTTTAAAGAATTTTGGAACAAAATATACAATTAATTTTGCATAGGTACTTATTTGAGAGCAGCTAAATTTGCCTACACTTTAATTCTGAAATCCTATTAAACCAGATGGCATTATAGTATTCTCGTTTAGCCTTGAAAGATGCGAAACAAGGGAGAAAATCTTGGGACAAAAGGGGGTTGGGTTCAAATAAATCTCGACTCTTGTACAAAATTCCTTTAAGCCATCGAAGACCAATCTTAAGATAACCTGCTCTTCCGCCACAGATTACGGAAAGAGGAATCATACAAGATCGATTCCATAAAACGGTTGTATCTAAAGCCAGATAGAGCCTTCGACCGTTCCATGAACTCATTGCTGCTATCACTAATGGCAGGTACAAAGATTTCACTTTAATTCGACTATTATGGACGAATCTTTGCCATCGACGCTCAATGCTCTGTGCCTGCGTTTGCACGGCTTATTACATAAGATTCCCATTCACTAAGATTAATTTTGCTGCTTAGTATCAGTGTATTAATCATCCATGACAATGCTTTGAGATGACGTAAATCTCGATCTTGACTGTGTTGACTCAATAGACTTAGAAGCTGATTATAAAGAGGGGTAGAGATTGACATGGACTACGAAGCTCAAAAACGACTATTTTTAGCTCCCCATGATCGCTCTCCCTTTTTCTTCAATCCCTCTTAGTCTACCTTTCAGGTACTTCTGTCAGGCAGTCAGGGCAATTCCCGTTTTAACTAATAAAATTTTCAAAATCTAAACTTAGAATTAAAGAGAAGCAACTTCGATCTCAACAGTTGCAGTAACTTCTGGGTGTAGTTTAACCTCAACTGGATAATGACCAATCTTGCCAATTTCTGGTACGCTAATACCTCTTTTATCTACTTCCAAGCCAGCTTGTTCTTTAATTACATCTGCTACTTCTTGTGCTGTAACAGTACCAAAAATAGCGTCTTTTTCCCCAACTTGCTTACGAATTACTAAGCGACCAATAGTTTTTAAGGCAGTTTTCCGAGATTCTGCTTCCTGTTTTTCGGCTAACTTTTGTTGTCTTTCTTTTTCTCTTCTCTGTTCTACTTGCTTGAGAATTCCAGCACTTGCTACTACAGCTAAACCCTGTGGCAGAAGATAATTGCGAGCATAACCAGGAGCAACTTCGACTAAATCTCCGTTTTTACCCAGTTTACTAATATTTTGATTTAAAACTACTTGTACGCGCTTGCCCATTGTCCTCTAAATAACAAAATTAAATATGACAGGACTATATATCATATCATATTGATTAAACTAGCTTCTCAAGAATTAATCATCAAAATTACAGTTTAGACCTCAACTGATTTTTAGCTCAGATTAATCATTAACAAACATAAGCTCAACTAACAAGATTAAGTAACCGAAACAAATATAATAAATCAAAATTTCTCAAACAAAATAATCTTGTTTTTTTCGCAATTAAATTAATAAAAATTACTCAGTAAAGATGCTCAAAAATTTTCAAGGTAAAAATTAAGCTATCAATTTTTTTTGACTATTTCTACAACTGCAAAGCTTCAATAGAAATATAATTAATAATTTAAATTTTTAAAAAGGCTCAAATCTTTATTAAATAAAGACTTTAACAAAAAGCTTTTGAATATACTTTACAAAACTTTAATTATAAGTTTTAGTGTCAATTATCGAAGTGTGAGAGTAACTCTTGCTAAAATTTAAAATCTATCCTTCATTCCTCTCAACTTGCCAAAGACTCTAGCTGGTTGTTTCATGCCTGTAGCTGCTTGTAGAGTAGAATAATCCCACCGTAAAAAAGGATTAGTCAACTTTTCTATCCCTAGCAAAGAAGGAACTGTAGCTTTTTGACGACTGCGAGCTTCTTTTACTTCTGTAAATCGGTTTTGTAACTCAGTATTATCAGCATCGACAGTTAAAGCAAATTGAAGATTTTTGAGTGTATATTCATGAGCGCACCAGATGCGAGTATGATCTGGTAATTGTCTCAACTGATTAAGAGAAGCAACCATTTGTTCAGGAGTTCCTTCAAACAAACGACCACAACCACCAGCAAATAAAGTATCACCACAAAATAACTCTCCCGTATCTTCCAGATTTACAGGAGGAAAATAATAAGCAATATGAGCGCGGGTATGACCTGGAACAAAAAAGATTTGAGCTAATCTACCAGCAAATTCAATTGTATCTCCCGCCTCTAAAAAAACTTGTTGTCCAGGAATTCTACCTTGGTCTTCTTTGCCTCCATAAACGCAGAGATTGGGAAAATGTTTGATTAATTCTCGATTTCCGCCCACATGATCGAAATGATGGTGAGTATTAAAGATAGCTACTAATTCAACCTTCAGCCTTTGTAAAGATTGTAAAACAGGTTCAGCTTCGGCTGGATCGACTACGGCTGCGATTCTTTGGTCTAGATCGTAAAGCAAAAAAATATAATTATCTGACAAAGCTGAAATTCTCTCAATTTGCATGTTTTAGTCTCCTTTAGGTAAGTTCCCTCTCGACGTTTGAGGTAAGTATATTCCATTATGTTAGGGAGATAGTTAACATTAATCGGTTACAAGTGAGATAAATAGCTTGACTTTCCCTGCACAAGACCGAAAACTTAAAATTTCCCTAGTTGTCAGCGATCTATCTAGTAGTGGGGCTGGTAGATGGGGTGGTGCAATACGTCCTTTTCTTATAGCACAAGCTCTTCGTCAACTTGACTATGAGGTAGAAATGTTGGGCATAGCTTTTGGTGAAGAATCTCCTGCGATCGCAAATTCAGGATTTCCCGTTATTTCTTTTCCTTGTCAGTATCATTCAGGATTTTTTCAAGCAGCATCAAAATTAATTAATCAAATCAATGGGAATATCATTTATGCGGTCAAATTAAAACCTAGTAGTTTTGGTCTTGCACTGATTAAAAAATTTTTTACTGGTCGTCCTTTAATTTTAGATATTGATGATTGGGAATTAAGTTGGCATGGTGGAGACAAATTGAAATATGACTTTAATCCCAAACAAATTGCTCGCGATTTTTTACAACCAAAAGGTCAATTAAAACATCCCGATCATCCTTTATACCTAAAATGGGTAGAAAAATTAGCCAATCGAGCGGATGTTATTACGATTCATAATCGATTTTTACAAAAACGTTTTGGTGGAATTTATCTTCCTAATGGCAAAGATACCTCGTTATTTAATCCCGATCACTATGAACCAGAAGTTAGTCGTGTTAAGTATGGTTTAAGCAATTATACAATTCTAATGTTTCCAGGCGCACCAAGACCTTATAAAGGAGTAGAAGATGTTCTCATTGCTCTAGACAAATTAAACCGTTCGGATCTGAGATTGGTAATTGTTGGCGGTAGTCCTTACGACGATTATGACCTTCAACTACAGAAAAAATGGGGAAAATGGATTATTCAACTGCCTAAATCTCCTGTAGCAAGTATGCCAGAAATTATTGCTGCTGCTCATATAATTGTAGTTCCTCAAAGAGATTCTCCTGCGACCCAAGCTCAATTTCCATTAAAGTTAACTGATGGCATGGCAATGGCTAAACCAATTTTAGCTAGTTGTGTTGGCGATATTCCGCAAATTTTGGGAGAAACAGGTTATTTAGTAGAACCTAATTCGCCTGAGCAAATCGCTACTACACTTGAGTTAATTTTAGATGATTTTTCTACCGCTAATACTAAAGGAATTGCAGCCAGAAAAAGATGTATTAAGCACTATAGCATTTCCGCTATGGCAGAAATATTGAAACCAATACTGGCTAAGTTTTCGATAATTTAATTCTTTGATGATACGTGCGATTTTAATATGTCTTCTCGTAAATTTATTCTAAGTATTGCTCGTGAACAACCTTTATTAATTGTTGCTACAGTTGTTTTTAGTTTAGCTAGTGCTGTATTTAATGGTGTCGGTACTGCCTTAATCATTCCAATTTTAATAGTTTTTCTAGGAGAAAAAAGTAGTCTAGAATTTCCTGGACAACCACCTTTGCTAGAAAAGTTCTTTGCTTTATTTGACCGCTTTGAAGGTCAAGAAAAATTGATTGTCATGATTGTAGTAATAGTTATGACAATTATTCTTAAAAATGTGACAAATTTTATTAGTAGTTTAATCGGTAATTACTCTGCTAAAAATCTTGTCAGAAGCATGAGAACGTCAGGACTTAGAATTCTTTTAGATGTAGACTTGGATTTTTATTCTAAAATTAGAATTGGTGATATTGTCAATCGAATTAATGGAGAAATCGAAAAA includes these proteins:
- a CDS encoding UbiD family decarboxylase; amino-acid sequence: MARDLRGFIKLLEERGQLRRIKALVDPDLEIAEISNRMLQAGGPGLLFENVKGSPFPVAVNLMGTVERICWAMNMQQPEELEDLGRKLAMLQQPKPPKKIAQAVDFGKVLFDVVKAKPGRDWFPPCQQVVIEESNLDLNTIPMIRPYAGDAGKIITLGLVITKDCETGTPNVGVYRLQLQSKNTMTVHWLSVRGGARHLRKAAEAGKKLSIAIALGVDPLIIMAAATPIPVDLSEWLFAGLYGGSGVKLAKCKTVDLEVPADSEFVLEGTITPGEVLPDGPFGDHMGYYGGVEDSPLIRFHCLTHRQNPVYLTTFSGRPPKEEAMMAIALNRIYTPILRQQVSEITDFFLPMEALSYKAAIISIDKAYPGQARRAALAFWSALPQFTYTKFVIVVDKDINIRDPRQVVWAISSKVDPVRDVFILPETPFDTLDFASEKIGLGGRMGIDATTKIPPETNHEWGEPLESDPDVAAMVERRWVEYGLGDICLTEVDANLFGYDMK
- a CDS encoding hypothetical protein (conserved hypothetical protein) → MFKIFFVQLKTLLPTIIKLYLLIIILFLISLLIISQSHLDMEILTRDPAAVAATHPLTGMISNIGILLWCSCAAICLFCFKLLKNKPLNREFSSFFLLSGYLTAILVLDDLFLLHEDIFPKYLNISEKVVLCTYAIVILLYLAKFKKLILKTDFFFLFLSFIFFSLSILSEIMIKKDLIMLEDWLKLFGIVNWLAYFTRVCFQQIEKTFQSQQIERERIRTSI
- a CDS encoding D-lactate dehydrogenase, translating into MQVAVFSTKPYDEIFLNYSNEKYGHDFQFFEFPLSPQSAALASDFPVVCVFVNDLINHETIEILAQGKTRLIALRCAGFNNVNLKAAKEFGISVVRVPAYSPDAVAEHTIALILTLNRQIHRAYNRVREGNFSLNGLLGFNIHGCTVGIIGTGKIGRIVGQILTGFGCKILAYDLYQDEEFAQKYAQYVSLDKLFTQADIISLHCPLTPETYHLINQEAIAKMKSGVMLINTSRGGLIDTEAIIDGLKSKKIAYLALDVYEQEENLFFEDLSNEVIQDDTFQRLLTFPNVIITGHQAFFTKNALKNIADTTLANITDFEQGKSCPNEIKHS
- a CDS encoding response regulator is translated as MIRLLVADDQNLIRQALDVYLREEKDLQIIVSVDDGMKAIAAIEKLRPDVALIDLEMPGIDGLTTTEIITQRFPNTKVIVLSSHGNQEYIYKALQVGAKGYVLKTTPAQELANVIRSIYQGYLQLGPGLHEKILPILNRTNTPEKSIQSLEQNLIHHFEQIKQEFKQALDVEYDDIWEKLTYYIDQEAKKLRTDLQLETKVSLNGIKQEVEQGLKIFQQKVIKQMDNEWSNLKKYLENQGLDNNNFQEQKMMRMQLIQLRESHHKFEKKLKNLYKMFLFSGLIIGATLLISGSF
- a CDS encoding ribosomal protein L9, whose product is MGKRVQVVLNQNISKLGKNGDLVEVAPGYARNYLLPQGLAVVASAGILKQVEQRREKERQQKLAEKQEAESRKTALKTIGRLVIRKQVGEKDAIFGTVTAQEVADVIKEQAGLEVDKRGISVPEIGKIGHYPVEVKLHPEVTATVEIEVASL
- a CDS encoding glyoxalase II, with the translated sequence MQIERISALSDNYIFLLYDLDQRIAAVVDPAEAEPVLQSLQRLKVELVAIFNTHHHFDHVGGNRELIKHFPNLCVYGGKEDQGRIPGQQVFLEAGDTIEFAGRLAQIFFVPGHTRAHIAYYFPPVNLEDTGELFCGDTLFAGGCGRLFEGTPEQMVASLNQLRQLPDHTRIWCAHEYTLKNLQFALTVDADNTELQNRFTEVKEARSRQKATVPSLLGIEKLTNPFLRWDYSTLQAATGMKQPARVFGKLRGMKDRF
- a CDS encoding glycosyl transferase, group 1 produces the protein MTFPAQDRKLKISLVVSDLSSSGAGRWGGAIRPFLIAQALRQLDYEVEMLGIAFGEESPAIANSGFPVISFPCQYHSGFFQAASKLINQINGNIIYAVKLKPSSFGLALIKKFFTGRPLILDIDDWELSWHGGDKLKYDFNPKQIARDFLQPKGQLKHPDHPLYLKWVEKLANRADVITIHNRFLQKRFGGIYLPNGKDTSLFNPDHYEPEVSRVKYGLSNYTILMFPGAPRPYKGVEDVLIALDKLNRSDLRLVIVGGSPYDDYDLQLQKKWGKWIIQLPKSPVASMPEIIAAAHIIVVPQRDSPATQAQFPLKLTDGMAMAKPILASCVGDIPQILGETGYLVEPNSPEQIATTLELILDDFSTANTKGIAARKRCIKHYSISAMAEILKPILAKFSII